The Papaver somniferum cultivar HN1 chromosome 6, ASM357369v1, whole genome shotgun sequence genome segment TTTTCTTAATTGTATGAGATGCATCAGTGAGTTGCAATTACGTTAACAAAataaacccaagcttaaaataaaatttgatttgatttttgtatTTTGTTGAAGGTATTAGTAGTAGTCCATCATTCATGTAGAATAAaattttgatgatgttgttttAGAAAATGATACGATTACCCCATCTACCTCAGCTTACTGGGCATGGAGTATTAAAACATGATCGTAACGAACATGGGATATTAAGAGATAATCCTTCAAACTCATGCTTGCGATCATCAACTAGCCTTCAAACCAAGTGGGATTGATATTCACTCCTTCCCTTCTCCAAACATTACTGGAATTTGTGCTTTGCTTATTCTCGAGCGAATTGATTTATCACTGCATTTGACTCTTAATTAGAATTAGCATCTAAagaaattttgaaatctatgTTCTTACCAAAATCCAGCTTGCGTTGTGCTTGACGATCATTTGGCACATGaatagtttttatttttaatcgTTCATGATTTATGAACTGTGTTGATTTTTTCTTTCAACAGAAAACATTGCTGATTAACAAGTAGATATTAGGTTCAGATTTGGTTTAACGCCAACAAAGGAAAGTGATTATCTTTCGGCTTTCATTTCTCAAAATAATGAGATTTTCTAACAGTAATAATTATGGGAAGTAAAGAAGAGACACGTGGATACATTATAGAAAGGGACATGAGGGCACAAGGAAGAAGGGGACATGGTATCTGGACCCCAAAATCTTACACTTCTATTTATAAATGGAGGCAGCTGCTTAAGAAAATCTTGACCGTCAAGTGGTATTTAGCGTCGGTGTACCGGTTAGAGCACGATTTATGTCAAACGCATGTGAAAAATGTAATGGTAAGTGGATGAGTAGGTGGGTAAAAGTGAAACCGAAAGTTTAAAAAGATCCCATAAAAATGAATTATAGTGTAGCAGTAGTAATAATTAAGACAACCTGGGCCCACTGATACCTCCAGCCCACCTACTACTcatccaaagaaaagagaatCTTGGAAAGTAAGAAAAAAACGAACGAAAATTTAATGAGGAAATTTTCACATTCCGCCTCATCTCACCTAAATTTAGGAAAAAGATTCCGTATCTTTTTTACTGACTCACCCGAGTTTTAGTGAGTCAACACCGTGTATATGCATTTACTACTAGCTACTACTTTAAATATACGCGACGACtcgaataaaaaaaattattgtctAAAATCGGCGTTGTTTACAAACAGAATCTTTTGCCTTGTTTCTCTGGTTTCTTAAAACCGCTTTTTTAGATCGgattctggtttttttttttttctcctttttctttttcactgTGTATATATAAATCCCAACTCAGATCTCATCTGCTTCCTCTTTGTCTGTATAATTTTGTAGAGAGAAATCAGAAAAATCCTGAAAATGGGTTCCATTGCCGCCGCTGCTGCTGTTACACCAGAGCTCAGTTTAGAATTAAAACCGACTTATGTTCATAAAAGTATAAACCTTTTCCTGAGAGAAATCTCTGTGATTGGAAACGTTTCTGAGAGATTATCTAAACTTGATGATTATATTCACCGATTAGAAGATGAGATGAAGAAGATTGATGCCTTTAAACGAGAACTTCCTCTTTGCATGTTGCTTTTGAATGATGGTAAAACAATCTTTATTTTTAGTAAATGATTGATTCTTTCTGAAATATAATATGGGTTCTTAATTTCTAGAGGTTTTGATTAGTGGGGTTGTTCTtgtattttgatttttctgatctCGATTTTGGTTTCGCAGCTATTTTGATTTTGAAGGAACAGACATTACATTGtaccacatcatcatcaacaacaatagATGCTCATCCTGTAATGGAGCAATTTATTCCATTAATGAAGAATAATTCAGATGATGGGTTAAAAAAGGAAAAAGTATCCAAGGATAAAATGAGCTGGATGAGCTCTGCTCAGCTCTGGAGTAGTAATTCTTCTCAGGATGAGAAAAAGAAATCACCAGTTGAGGTAAGGAAACAGAAAATTTAACAATGGAGAGAGTTACAGAGTGATTTTTCATGAATCTACTTTCTACGTTTTTTCTGAActgttttcttcttgttgtttaatTACAGAGACCTATAGAAGAAGTTGCTGATGAGTGTGAAGCCCTGAACACTCTACCCATGCGTAAATTTAAGAAACTTGATGGAGCATTTTTGCCATTTAAGGGTTTTAATGGATTTCCAGCAACAATGCCAAGGACAGTAAGGAAGGAAGATAAAGAAGTTCCACAACCAGCAAcaccttctctttctctttctcctcctTCTAGTGAAGAACAATTGAATTCTCGTAGCCGAAATGTTCAATCCTCAGCAGCAACCACAAGAACAAACCCTCCAGTCTTTTTACAGAATGGAACCCCTCAACCACCTTCTAGGAAGCATAGGAGATGTTGGTCTCCTGATTTACATAGACGATTTGTTAGTGCTTTGCAACAACTTGGGGGTTCTCAAGGTAAGAAAAAAACCCTGAAATTCTTACAGAAATTTGTTTAGTTTGGTCATGAATTGCAAATTTTGGATGAAATTCTGTAGCTTCGTTTGTGTGGATCTTGAATTTACATTTTGTTGCTTCCAACTGTtaaattttgtttgtttatttttgttgtttcagtGGCTACACCAAAACAAATTAGAGAATTGATGAAGGTAGATGGTTTAACAAATGATGAAGTGAAAAGCCATCTTCAGGTTAGGATTTCTAAATGGATTCAATTGTTGAATCATGTCTCAAAATTCCGTGTTTTTTTTGTTCCAGTCATGATTATGGAATGACTGACTGAGAATTGATTTGTCATTTTCGCAGAAATATCGTTTACACACTAGAAGGGCTCCTAATTCTTCTTCCACTACTGCTGCAAATGAACAACAAGGTGGTGTTGTTTTAGGAGGATTATGGGTATCATCATCTCAAGACAATGACTATGGATCATCCAAATCTGGCAATTCTGAATCTGAATCTCCACAAGGACCCCTTCAATTGGCAGCGACTAATGGTGGGGTTTCTACTACATGTGGTGATGATagcatggaagatgaagaagatagaaGGTCAGAAAGCTACAGTTGGAAAGGTCATCTTCATAAACCAGTAGAAAGTGATGCTTAATCTGGTTTAGTGTTGGTGATTACAATATCTATATATACAATGTGGGTGTTTTAGATTAATAACAAATATATAATACAAATATATACATAAACCATGAACATCCTGAGAGATAGTGAAGGAGGGTAGAAATATAGAGTCAGAGAGGTTTAACAAATTTTGCAGGTGTTCAGGGAGTTGTTTCTAGGTTTCTTACTTCAATTGCTTCCTTTTAAGGTTTTCTATCTTTTAGTCTTGTTAAAAATGGAAGTAGTTCATGTATAAGAATCTAATATATCCATATATGAAAACATTAACAGAGAGGGTCTTTTCCACTCAAGTACATATACATTTTCATTAAAACATCTTTTAGAttgatttttgatgtttgatATTTCTGGTTGTTTAATCTCAATTGTGATATTTCTCTTAGTTTCAAGCACTGCAGCTTCAAAACCATGTCAAATTTCAGTTCTAATTG includes the following:
- the LOC113289382 gene encoding transcription factor HHO6-like — translated: MGSIAAAAAVTPELSLELKPTYVHKSINLFLREISVIGNVSERLSKLDDYIHRLEDEMKKIDAFKRELPLCMLLLNDAILILKEQTLHCTTSSSTTIDAHPVMEQFIPLMKNNSDDGLKKEKVSKDKMSWMSSAQLWSSNSSQDEKKKSPVERPIEEVADECEALNTLPMRKFKKLDGAFLPFKGFNGFPATMPRTVRKEDKEVPQPATPSLSLSPPSSEEQLNSRSRNVQSSAATTRTNPPVFLQNGTPQPPSRKHRRCWSPDLHRRFVSALQQLGGSQVATPKQIRELMKVDGLTNDEVKSHLQKYRLHTRRAPNSSSTTAANEQQGGVVLGGLWVSSSQDNDYGSSKSGNSESESPQGPLQLAATNGGVSTTCGDDSMEDEEDRRSESYSWKGHLHKPVESDA